The DNA window CCGGCgatgcatttttctttctgaaacattatattcttcttcttattattattattattattatattataataataatattaatcttattattatattatttgctCCGAACACCCCACAGGACtaacaaacactttttttttaatttttattagtgtaaattaatttattttcttattaaacaTCAATTTGCCGTGTAAATCTCTTTCTGTAGTATCACCGCCGGTTTTTGTCTTTGATCAAGTTTAGCGAAATGTTTTCGTCTGCTGTGCCGCAGGCGTGGAGGAGATCCGGCACCTCCACAGCGGAGTGGTGACGCGGCTGTGCCAGGACTACGGCCTGATCGACGAGCTCGTGTGCTTCACGGCCGCCGAGGTGCTGGGCGGCCTGTCCGTGGGCGCTGGGGACCAGGTGCGCGCCGTCGCCGTGAGAGACCGCGCCGCGGGGGGCTGGAGGGCGCTGCAGGTGAGTGGGGGGTGGGGGCGCGTCCGACACGCCCTCGCTGACCGCCATCCGCGGCCAGCCTGCCCCGAGCGGCCTTTCTTCTCCCGCAGGTGGAGCGGGTCACAGACTCCTGGGAGGAGGCCGGGGGCAAGACGGTCGATTCCGAAACCAGTCCGCTCAAGTCTCTGATTGGGATGGTGACCTCATGCGAGCGGGAGGGCGGGTTCATCAATCACACTACCTACTTCCCCCAGCAGGCGCTGTGCGATGGTGAGACCCGTCTTGCCGTGTGTTTATATTCTATACGTGTGCACCATACAGATACATAACCCATTTATTATCCTCCGGGcactccggtttcctcccgcaCTCCGAAGACAGGCTGGtgggttaatgggcttctgggataattgcccctggtgtgagtgtgcgtttgggtctgtgtgtgtcctgtgatggactggcgtcccctcCTGGCACACCCCTCCCAGAAGCTCTGGCTTCCCTCGCAGTCCCGTTCTGGATAAAgtggattagaaaatggatggatggggtCCGTCGCAGAGCAGTTCCATTCATTTGTCCTTGCAGTCTGCCGTTGTATTTGTAATTATGTTAATGAAGTGTTGTATCCAGCACCTGGTGGCTTACACTATGTATGTGCCAGGGCCTTGTGCTTGTAAAGCCTGGCGTGTTTCAGTGTGCCGTACAGTAGGGCCTGACTGGTGTCCCTGTCGTGTGCCCAGGGTTCAAGCCCGTGAAGGGAGATTGGGTACAAGCTCAGTACTTCGTCAGCCAAACCCAGTGGGCAAGTCAGGCCAAGTCTGTTGCCCCACTGCGGTACCATCGGATAGACCAGGTCAGTCTGCCCTCTGCTCCTGTCCGTGTACTTCTTTCTGCCCATTCCCCGTCATTTCTCCCTTTGCATGAACTGTTACGAATGAGCTGTGGCCTGTCTAGAGTGCCTGATAAACTACAATTGTCTGTCCTCACCCTGTACCTCTTTTCTCTCGCCCCCCCCATGGTCTGTCTTCAGTATCCGAGGCTTCAGATTCCTCCTGAAGTCCCTCTCTCTGTCACCTCCCCCCATGTAATCGTAGCCAGTGCGGTCCTAATATACCGCAGTGCGTTTATTAGCCCCTCTCTCACTCAGGTGTCCGTGTCCAGTGTTCATGGGCGTACCGGCGTGGTGGACGACAAGGTTTTCTTCACCTTGGACTCCCTCCTGTTGCCAGACCAGTACACGCCCGGCGCTGGCGACCTGGTcactgtggtggtggtggagagctCCCAGTCGATGTACTGCTGGAGGGCCCTGTGCATGGCGCCTAGCGACCGCAGGTAATAAGCCCATCATAACGGCCCCTCTACACCATTTTTCGCTTATTTCCCGGTTAATTCTGAAGCCATCCATTATAGCATGAAAAatgctgcccagccatgttgttgaggcCGATACCCTGATTTGAGAGTGGCCGGGGGAGACCCTTGGGTTGACGGACCACTGACTGTCTGATGCGACGAacagcctcctcttgtttgtaactgttctaACGTTCATAAAACGAGACGGCCTGCAGCTGTCCCAAGTGAGTGCGTTTTGTGTCATGTCCGTGTAGCGGTCTAACACGGCTGCTTTTCCTGTAGCGCGTGTGCGAGGTCCCCGGTCCAGCCTGCTCCGGAGTGGGAGAACCAGAGCCTGCTGCTGAACAAGGGGGATCTCGAGGTCGGCACCGACACGGACTTCGGCAGGCTGCTTCTGGGTCAGGGCAGGGCGCTGCAGGTCTGGATAGAGTGAGTGACTCCGATGTTGGCTACGTGCTCCTGCTTTCCTCGCCATCTCTCCTGTTACCACCTAGTGCTGCTCCTCTTTCTACTTTTattccccctctccctctgaccgCTCGCTGTCTTTCAGGAATAAGGGCACAGAGACTCGGCACCTTCAGGGCTGCGAGTTCGCAGGCAGGGACCCTGAGGGCCAGTTCACGCTCTGCTTCCCCAGAGAAGAAACTGTGCCCCAGGAGATGGAGACTCCGTCGCCCCCTAGTGGCCCCGTCCATATGGGACATCTGCCCCAGCGCCAGGGCTTTCTCGGGGGCTACGGTCCCCTCCGCAGACCCTACCTGGGCTCGGTGCTCAGGCCGCCGTGCTCGATCTCCGGAGGAGGGCAGTGCCCGTACCCGGTTCTCCGTCTCCCGGGCCCTCCAGGTGGTGGAGAGGGGGCAGCCCGGGAGGAGGTCGAAGGAGGGGGAGGGCCGCCTGCCCTGGACCAGGGGCCAGGGGAAAGGGTGTGTGAAAAGCTCAGCGCCGGTCCTGACGAGGCGGAGCCAGCGGGGACCAGCAAGAGAGAGATCGCGATCCCTCCGGGGCAGAGAGTGTGCGTTTCAGTGCGGTGCCAGGCCAGGTGAGATTCCGCTGGTGCTCTCCCACCTTTTGGTGCGTTTGTCCGTTCACTTGTCTCTGTCCCTGTAAAATTTAAAACTAGTTTGGGTAGTCCTGCGGGCATCTCATTTTCAGGCAGCAGGAACGCCTTTAAAATGGCAGAGATCAGTCTCGTCCAAACTTCAGAACGGCTTCTATTGAATCTATGCCAAGCAGCAGTATTTTTGCTTCATCGTTGTTTATAATTTTACTGAAACTACGTTAATGAGGtgcaaaaaatgataaaaatacgcATTTGTAATGGGATCTGGTTTCTGGAGCTTTGCCTTGGTTTCCATGCTCTTGGAATTGGCATAGACCAGTCAGGTGTGAGTTTGCTCTCCAAGCCACACCAGTTGGCGTGATGAACCCAAGAGCTCCACCAAGGCTTTTCAGCAAGACGTCAAAGGCGAGTGCAGCTGAGTAATGTACTTTtgtggattttattttctttttcaagtgTTCAGTAGGTGTGATCTTACATTGAAATCCATACTAGAAGCGATCTAAAGTCTGCCTTTATCAGTTCCATTCAGCCCTGTTTGGGGAGCACAGCAAGGATTGTGACCCTGAGGTTCAGAGCTTCTGTGTGCAGGATTACAACCTGCTGATGACTGTTGGGTTGTCCTAACTAGACCACTCTGGACAGGGCGGATTATTCCTTAAACCGAAAGAAATGCATACAAATATTTTAGGTATTTAAGACAAATGTTAACCAGCAATTTCACCTTTTTTGATGACTATTGTACTGTTAACTCTGACTGCAGTAATTGGATAAGAAATATATATCAGAAGATTAAAGCTGCCATTAATGACTCGGGAAAAActaagaattaaaagtttccaGTTTCTCTACTGATCGTATTGGGGAGAATTCACATCGGCAGGGAGAGTCAAGTGGCTGCAGTATACTTCAAGACCTCAAAACATCTCTTGGCATGTGTTGAAAGTTTTGGGTTTCAAGTGATTTAATCACTGTGACTGAGTTGCATGGAAAGTGGTCATTTTATATCCTATGTTTGACAATTTTTCCTAGTTTCTGGTGAATGTGGTTAGCATTTGCACATCCAGCATTCAAAGAATTAATCCGTGCACTTGTAAAGATTCAGTAAGTCGGCAGtccttttttcatgtttgtgtCCTTTCACATGATGCTTACTGATGGCGGACGTTTTGAATAAGAAATTCACAAATCGCGGTATTTAGAAATCCCCAGTTTCCCCTTGAAATAACTAAGCCGCTGCTGCCTGGAGCCCAGTTGCCCGTGACGATCTGCCGTTTTTCGAAACTGAACCGTCCAGACCCGGGTGCTGGTTTGAAACCGACCGGGTCCCGGCCCGGTACTGCGTTGCGCGTTGACGCTGGGCCCTTCTCCTCCCAGGAGCCTGGGCCGCTGTACGGAGATCCTCCTGCTGCACTTCCCCGGTTTCACCATCAAGAGGCGCCTGCAGGCCCGAGTCGGCAGCGTGGAGGAGAGTCTGCTGCAGCCGGCGTCGCCGTATTGCCCTGCCCAGCCAGCGCTGAGAGCAAGGGGCGCCGAGACCCTCACTGTCCTGCCTGGACCTGCCCCGTCGCGGTGAGTCTGGCACCCTGCCTCCCGCGCTGAGCCTCGCCACCTGGGAGCCCAAACGTTTGTTAGGAAGATGGTGGTCCAGTGCTGGACTGTAGCATGTGAATAACTTATTAAAAGAGAATGTGGCTCCGAATCCCTTTGAGGTTGCTGGCAGCCGTCTTGAAGCAGGTTATTAGACTAAATGGTATCATGCACTGGGAGCAGCAGTTTATTCTCTAGTAGTCCTAATCATGAAAGTGGAAGCACTCCAAAGGTGTCTGACTTCGGTTGAGAGCCTTTTAAACTGTGTCCAAATAATAGACGTACATCTCTGTGTGCCTGATGCAGTCCTCCTTGAAATTGGCTTTTTatatacctttcaaattcttcGAAAAAACATGATCACCTAGTGTAATTCTATAAAAAGTATTGAAAACCGGCTCCCAAAAAAAGACCGTTTTGCAAAGCATTATAGTTTGTGAATCTTAGAGTCCCCCGTGAGGGGACCTGGTTCGGGTAATCGGGATTAAGTCTTGTGCCGTTAAAGTAACAGCAGCTCCACTGGGTGGATCGaataagtatacagtatgtctcaacACGCTTGAAGCTTTCTTCCTTGAAATTGAGCTTTAAAGTTTACGTGCCTTCTGAAATCGTCCGAATGGCCCGCTGTTCACCGCTGCTCAGGCGTGACGGTCATCGACTGGCTGCGTTTCGAGTCACGCCCGCGGCTGTGTCTGCCCGCAGGACCCTGAGGCGGCACCTGCCCAGTTTCCTGGGCCACTACCCGGTGCCTCAGCGGCTGCGGGACTGCGTGTGGGCGAGCGGCGACGTGCTGGTGGCGCACCCCGAGCTGGGGCAGGTGGGGGATCCGTCCTTTTCTCGCTGGTCGTcggtctgtccgtctgtctccGTCCTCCCGGTGCCCCGCTGGGGGGGATCCGCTGTCTGTCGTTCCGTCTTCGCCGCCCCCCAATTTTCACCAGCCGGCCCGTTTCAGACTCCCATCAACCCCTTGACTTCCTCTTTGCTTCCGACGCGTCCTGTGGTGGGGTGGGTAAAAATCTGAACGGGGGGTACAGGTCTTCCGTTTGAGGTGTCCATTAAAAAGCGTTGGGGCGAAGAGATCGGGTTCGACTGGAGAGCCGGGGAAGGAAAGAAGGGGAGACGGAACGGCCAGCAGCATGACGCCGGGCGTGACGCTTTCCGATGTCCCGCCCCAGCCCCTGTCCGTGGAGACCCTGCAGCCGCGGTTCTCGGTCCTGCTGTGgctggaggagctgaaggcggaGAGGGAGCTGCAGGAGTTCGGCCTCGGCGGCGCCATCCTCAGGAAGAGCGGCGATCACCTGCAGCTGGAGGTGCCCGGCGTGGCCGAGGGGCGGCCCAGCGTCACCGTAGGCGAGTAGCGGGCGGAGGGAGGCGCGCGGCGGGCTGCGGCGGAGGCCGATGTGTCTGCCGCGCTGTGACGGGAGCTGTGTGTCCGCCTCCCCGCAGGAGACAAGGTCCTGCTGAAGAAGCTGCTGAGCGGGGGGGTCCAGGTGGAGTACATTGCCTACGTCACGGAGGTACGAACACagctggggggtggggggagaggGGGTGTGCCGAGTTTTGATGTCTAGCCAACGTCACGTCAGGGTCACGTTCTCGGCTTCCTGCGGCTGCCTCGCCACCGTTTCTGCTTGTTGGTTTAAGATTGTGAGGTTTCCATCAGAACGGGATCTGTGTTACTGTAAACGCAGTGCAGAAGCATTTAGTCTCCTTTCAATAATCATTTCTGGTTATCTGAGAATTTGAGGCATGTTAGGTTTAAATACCTATTAATATTATTCTTGTAATAGCTTTCAAATTGTTAGTTATTACACCagcttttatacagtagatcctgatacagagtgatttttttcagttattttccTCTGTACTAATTTCCTTAAAACTGTACCATGTTAATCAGTCTTTAAGAACTGTTTTAGCATTTCTTTCCTTTAAAACCTCGGTCAAATTGTTCAGAAGCTTTGTGGGGTGCTGTAAAAGTTTGTCATCGGAGATTTTCATTTGAGATTTGTGTTCATCACTCAGGCattgaaatgaaacattttatttatacagcGCCTTTGGATGCTTACCAATCAAACTGTGAAACATTAGCAGCTCTGGAAAGTTTGCTATTGCAATTGGGGCTGATTCAAAATTTAGTCTAGAGGCCACTTAATGTATGTTATGCTCTTAATTCATAACTTATTTCAACTCCATTTATCATAGTGATTATATTTGAAATTGAGATT is part of the Lepisosteus oculatus isolate fLepOcu1 chromosome 7, fLepOcu1.hap2, whole genome shotgun sequence genome and encodes:
- the mov10l1 gene encoding RNA helicase Mov10l1 isoform X2, with amino-acid sequence MVTVARSLVAKLLAPLWRKAEEEEGEEGLITSGVEEIRHLHSGVVTRLCQDYGLIDELVCFTAAEVLGGLSVGAGDQVRAVAVRDRAAGGWRALQVERVTDSWEEAGGKTVDSETSPLKSLIGMVTSCEREGGFINHTTYFPQQALCDGFKPVKGDWVQAQYFVSQTQWASQAKSVAPLRYHRIDQVSVSSVHGRTGVVDDKVFFTLDSLLLPDQYTPGAGDLVTVVVVESSQSMYCWRALCMAPSDRSACARSPVQPAPEWENQSLLLNKGDLEVGTDTDFGRLLLGQGRALQVWIENKGTETRHLQGCEFAGRDPEGQFTLCFPREETVPQEMETPSPPSGPVHMGHLPQRQGFLGGYGPLRRPYLGSVLRPPCSISGGGQCPYPVLRLPGPPGGGEGAAREEVEGGGGPPALDQGPGERVCEKLSAGPDEAEPAGTSKREIAIPPGQRVCVSVRCQARSLGRCTEILLLHFPGFTIKRRLQARVGSVEESLLQPASPYCPAQPALRARGAETLTVLPGPAPSRTLRRHLPSFLGHYPVPQRLRDCVWASGDVLVAHPELGQPLSVETLQPRFSVLLWLEELKAERELQEFGLGGAILRKSGDHLQLEVPGVAEGRPSVTVGDKVLLKKLLSGGVQVEYIAYVTEISEEELTLRVNSDFQRSYMGEPLDVEFTFNRLTMRRCHCALEQSRHLGETVLFPSSVVLQPPQWNEDWEEEDQGTSQSDGRDVRMLLMDMVSVATQTKTDSRPQSRPVPSPGCFFNPALNPQQREAVKRILVGECRPMPYILFGPPGTGKTITLIEAILQVHHRLPSSRVLVCTPSNSAADLLCTRLHYSGFLQGGSLVRLNATCRLEESVAEVLRSYCRAGEDVRQAAFHRVVISTCSSAGMLYQIGLRVGHFTHVFIDEAGQASEPEILIPLGLLSERDGQIVLAGDPCQLGPVVKSRLASAFGLGVSLLERLMERPLYLRDEQRYGKGAAYNPLLVTKLVCNYRSHEALLTLPSRLFYKEELVACADPAVVNSLSDWSRLPARGFPLLFHGVRGTEMREGSNPSWFNPAEAVQAMLYCCQLAKRLYRPIAPSDIGIITPYKKQVEKIRVLLQRVGLMEIKVGSVEEFQGQEFLVIVLSTVRSNEDQLGEDGQGVLGFLANPKRFNVAITRPKALLIIVGNPHVLNKDPCFSALLQYAYDNKAFVGCEAPADLGTQSRPASEAGSGETP